The genomic segment ACACCAGACACAGCTGCCGTCACCGTCCGGCTCCGCGTGCCGCCCGAGCATCTGCTGGGCGTCCTCCCACAGGAGGCGGTCCACAATGTCGGTCGGCATCGACTCGGCGATGACCATTCCGTACCCCTTCGTCGGCGATTCGGGTGTCGGTCGGGTCGTCATACGTCCGTCACGACCTATACAACCGCGCAGCACCATCCGCCGGTCGGACTTTCTGTGCGATTAGCGCGACCCTGCGTGACGACCCCGTACCGCTCGTGTTCGCCGTGGGCGGACGTCCGTACGGCATTGATGCCGGTCGGGGCCGTGTTGAAGCACTCATGGATACCGAACACACGGGTGTCGACTCAGGGGCACTCGATGCCTACAGCCGTGTGGTGACCGGCGTCGCCACCAAACTGCTGCCGTCGGTCGCAGCCCTTTCCGTGCGCACGTCGCGCGGGCAGGGCGCCGGCTCGGCGGTCACCTTCACCGACGACGGATTTCTGCTGACCAACGCGCACGTGGTGGCCGGGGCGAACGGCGGAACGGCCGACTTCGCCGACGGCACCGAGACCCGTTTCGACGTGGTCGGGGCGGATCCCCTTTCCGACCTGGCCGTCGTACGGGTGCACAACCCGGGCGCCCCCGCCGCGCCGCTCGGCAACGCCGACGAACTCAAGATCGGCCAGCTGGTGGTGGCCGTGGGCAACCCGATGGGCCTCGCCGGTTCGGTCACGGCGGGCGTCGTGTCGGGCCTGGGCCGCTCGCTGCCGGCACGCGACGGCCGCCGCGTACGCATCATCGACAGCGTCATCCAGACCGACGCGGCGCTGAACCCCGGCAACTCGGGCGGCGCCCTCGCCGACTCGACGGGCACCGTGGTCGGCATCAACACCGCGGTCGCCGGTTACGGCCTCGGCCTGGCCGTCCCGATCAACTCCACCACCCGCTCGATCATCGGCGAGCTGGTCGCCAACGGCCGCGTACGCCGGGCGTGGCTCGGGGTGGCCGGCGTCCCCACTCCGCTGCCGCCCGCGCTGGCCGAACGGCTGGACCAGAAGCTGGGGCTCCGCGTGGTCGAAGTCGTCCCCGGCAGCCCCGCCGGCAACGCCGGCATCTACCTGGGCGACATCCTGATCACGGCCGGCGGCCAGTCCACGCAGAGTGTGCAGGCGTTGCTGCGGCTCATGCTGGGCCCCGCCATCGGCACCGACCTGCCGATCACCCTGCTCCGCAAGAACGCCCTGGTCGACGTCGTCACCGTCCCCGCCGAACTCAACTGACCCCCGCCTCGCCTGGGATACTGCTCCACGTGATCAACTCAGGCGAGGCGGCCGGCCTCCTGCTCGTGGCCATTGTGGACATGTCCCCGACCGACCCGGCGGGCGGCAAGCGGTACGAGGACGCCGTGCTGGCCCTGCTCCCCCGCCACGGCGGCACCCTGGAACGCCGCCTGCACAGCACCGACGCCCACTCGGAGGTCCACCTGATCCGCTTCGAGTCCCGTACGGGTTACGACGCTTTCATGACCGACCCCGACCGCCTGGCTTTGCGGGCCTCCTTCGCCGAAGCGGCCCCCACCACCCGGGTGATCGAGGTGACCGACCCGTCCGTACGGCCCTGACGTCGGCGGCCTCAGAAGCGGCCCCCTCCACCCCGGCGGCCGCCACCACCGCTCGACGTACGGCGGCCTCTCGATCCGCTGCCACCGAAACCGCCGCCGCTGAATCCGCCCGAACGGCCGCCGTAGGAACTGCCGCCGCCGGACAGAATGCCGCCCAGCACCGCCCCGGCGAACGCGCCCGCGTCGAAGCCGCCCGACCGGCCCGGGCCACCCCAGCCGGAGCCGCCGCCACCGCCCCAGCGCTGCACGTCGAGCCGGGCCGCCTGACCCGCATTGGCCGCCAGGTGTCGCGCCTGCCGGGCCGCGGCCAGCGCGGACGCCGGGTCGGAGCCGGCCAGGCTTTCCGCCGTCGCCAGATGACGCAACGCCTCGGACAACGTGGCCCGCGCGCCGGAATCCACCGCCCCGCGACGGGTGGTGATGAAGTCGTTCGTCGCCGCCACCTCGGCCCGGGCCACCGGCAACTCCTGGGCCAGCAGGCCGCGGTCGTGGGCCAGCCGCTCGGCCACGTCGCGGGCCTCGGCCAGCGCGGTGTCCAAGGCGGCGTCGGCCGCCTGCAACGTGGCGACAGCCTCGACCGGATCCGGTCGCGACACGGCCAGAGCGGTCGCCGCCTCGGCCAGCGCCTGCTCGCCGCCCGAGACCGCGGCGGCCAGCCCCGCCGGAGCCGGACCACTCCCGCTCAGCGCCGCCCGCCCCGCAGCGATCTCACCGGTGATCTCGGCGATCAGCGCTTCGGCCGCGGTCCGCGCGGCCGGCAGATCCGCGGCGGCCCGGCTCACCGCGGCCACCAACTGTTCCGCCTGGTCGACGGCCTGTTCCGCGGCCCGCACGGCGAGCGCCGCCTCGGCCCGGTCTCCGCCGGGTACTGCCGAGACTTCGCCTGCCGCACCCGAGCGTCCGCCGTCGCCCGGGCCGACCGATCCCGCGGCCGCACCGCCCGCAGCCGGATCCGACGCGCCGCCGCCGGGATGCACCACCCCTGACCCGGCGGCGCCGGCCAGCGCTGCCCGCGCCTCGGCCAAGGCGGAAGCCGCGAAGGACAACCGCTCGCGAGCCTGGTCCACATTGGTCGCGACGGCGGTCACCGCGCCACCGGAATACGTGGTCAGCACCTGCTGCGCCGTTGCCTCGGTGGCCGGCAGCGACTGCTCGACCGCCACCCGGCGCCGGTCGATCTCATCGGCCGCCTCGGCGGCCCGGCCCTCCAGGTCGCGCAGCCGGTCGAAAGCCTCGGACTCGGCATCCAACCGGGCGTCGGCACCCTG from the Paractinoplanes abujensis genome contains:
- a CDS encoding DUF1330 domain-containing protein — encoded protein: MINSGEAAGLLLVAIVDMSPTDPAGGKRYEDAVLALLPRHGGTLERRLHSTDAHSEVHLIRFESRTGYDAFMTDPDRLALRASFAEAAPTTRVIEVTDPSVRP
- a CDS encoding TPM domain-containing protein; amino-acid sequence: MSKLRRVVLPLVAAAAVVLMAGPAGAQAPERLATQVTDQAGALRDRGAVDAALSDLQERTGLQLFVVLVESFDGTPAQEWTDETARLSDLGDRDALLAVAVTDRAYAYSFPDDSRLSDRELADVAENDIEPALSRSDWSGAVVAGAQGYADAAGGGGFEWLWLVVVLVVVVVLAWLWLRRRRRPAPSAAPPAQAPAGPSLEELTGQANALLIELDDDLRAGERELGLAAAQYGAEATAPFQAALQAARQDVAEAFRLRMTLEEEPALDESRRRDTLARIIELCQGADARLDAESEAFDRLRDLEGRAAEAADEIDRRRVAVEQSLPATEATAQQVLTTYSGGAVTAVATNVDQARERLSFAASALAEARAALAGAAGSGVVHPGGGASDPAAGGAAAGSVGPGDGGRSGAAGEVSAVPGGDRAEAALAVRAAEQAVDQAEQLVAAVSRAAADLPAARTAAEALIAEITGEIAAGRAALSGSGPAPAGLAAAVSGGEQALAEAATALAVSRPDPVEAVATLQAADAALDTALAEARDVAERLAHDRGLLAQELPVARAEVAATNDFITTRRGAVDSGARATLSEALRHLATAESLAGSDPASALAAARQARHLAANAGQAARLDVQRWGGGGGSGWGGPGRSGGFDAGAFAGAVLGGILSGGGSSYGGRSGGFSGGGFGGSGSRGRRTSSGGGGRRGGGGRF
- a CDS encoding S1C family serine protease; translation: MDTEHTGVDSGALDAYSRVVTGVATKLLPSVAALSVRTSRGQGAGSAVTFTDDGFLLTNAHVVAGANGGTADFADGTETRFDVVGADPLSDLAVVRVHNPGAPAAPLGNADELKIGQLVVAVGNPMGLAGSVTAGVVSGLGRSLPARDGRRVRIIDSVIQTDAALNPGNSGGALADSTGTVVGINTAVAGYGLGLAVPINSTTRSIIGELVANGRVRRAWLGVAGVPTPLPPALAERLDQKLGLRVVEVVPGSPAGNAGIYLGDILITAGGQSTQSVQALLRLMLGPAIGTDLPITLLRKNALVDVVTVPAELN